A stretch of Lathyrus oleraceus cultivar Zhongwan6 chromosome 6, CAAS_Psat_ZW6_1.0, whole genome shotgun sequence DNA encodes these proteins:
- the LOC127095547 gene encoding uncharacterized protein LOC127095547 — protein sequence MRTGLKDNVAYSFFDPEIGVLKDMVALITPDHVGMFRESYGGILKMVFRLTDCDRSAIHTLLQFYDPGLRCFVFPDYLLGPLMEDYVSILGIQIRDQIPFHVTRAEPDVLGISRALYLSPEMVKEGLKEKGKLPGFHLSFLEANAKEHAAVGNWKTVCALIAVSIYGIVLFPNQKNFVDRNAIRLFMQRNPIPTLIGDVYYSVHNRNEKRRGGLVRCCSQLLFRWFMGYLPSRGAFVQIDPSVKWSFRLMGLRADDIAWTHNGLAGRDFICSCGSLPNVPLVGVQGCINYNPMLLRRQMGFAIEGPPLGREIQESFYFPIDGNQTKLRQVLDEWRDIQRRGKVPYGKVNCRYFPLFEDWLRKRIESTFLPFPGGDSVCPRIEGPSSSVSMEEFLEMKRARDQLLAEKAELERSVAHFQAANQEIKVKMEDQDKRHALEAKRFEMDTAYYGKISQALASSNREHDITKEKLFRASKVIEDEKRRQIIVKDQRDDRVRGLIAEWEAKLQVKESEKLKIIAERDHYMAERDHYFRQMKIHQKEVGRLQQENTELRFAAEFARMEDEIGPSVGPSSS from the coding sequence atgaggaccggtttgaaagacaatgttgcctacagtttctttgatccagagattggtgtgctcaaggatatggtagcattgattactcctgaccatgtggggatgtttagagagtcatacggcggtattctgaagatggttttcagactcactgactgcgacaggagcgccatccacactcttcttcagttctacgacccggGGCTGAGGTGCTTTGTATTTCCGgactatctgttgggacctctgatggaggattatgtcagcatcctgggtattcagatccgtgatcagattccttttcatgtcaccagagcagagccagatgtccttggaatttcacgtgctctttatttgagtccggaaatggtcaaggaaggtttgaaggaaaaaggaaagctacccgggtttcatttgagtttcttggaggccaatgccaaggaacatgctgctgtgggtaactggaagacggtttgtgctctgattgctgtgagcatttatgggattgttctgtttcctaaccagaagaatttCGTGGACCGTAATGCTatcaggttgtttatgcagagaaaccctattcctaccctgattggagatgtatactactcagtgcataacaggaatgagaagaggcgtggtggTCTGGTCAGATGCTGCTCTCAGCTACTCTTTAggtggttcatgggatatttgccttcccgaggtgcctTTGTTCAGATTGATCCTAGTGTGAAGTGGTCCTTTCgattgatgggtctgcgggctgatgacattgcttggactcataatggtttagCTGGTCGGGACTTCATCTGCAGTTGcgggagtttacctaatgtgcctttagtgggagttcagggttgcattaattacaacccgatgcttctccggagacagatggggtttgctatagagggtcctcctctcgggcgagagattcaggagtccttctatttcccgattgatggtaaccagaccaagttgaggcaggtattggacgaatggcgagatatccagaggaggggtaaggttccttacggcaaagtcaactgccggtattttccactatttgaggattggttgcggaagaggattgagtcTACATTTCTACCGTTCCCTGGAGGTGACTCAGTGTGTCCtaggattgagggtccaagttcttctgtcagcatggaggagttccttgagatgaagagggccagagatcagttacttgcagagaaagcggagttggagagaagtgttgctcattttcaggcagctaatcaggaaatcaaagtgaagatggaagatcaagacaagcgacatgcttTGGAGGCCAAACGCTTcgagatggatacagcctactatgggaagatcagccaagctttagcatcGTCCAACAGGGAACATGACATCACAaaggagaagctgttcagagcatcaaaagtcatcgaagatgagaagagaaggcaaatcatagtgaaggatcagagagatgacagagtcaggggtctcattgctgagtgggaggcaaagctgcAAGTCAAGGAGTCAGAGAAGCTAAAGATCATTgcagagagagatcactatatggctgagagagaccactacttcaggcagatgaagattcatcagaaggaagttggaagactacagcaggagaataccgagctcaggttcgccgcagagttcgcgaggatggaagatgagatagggccatctgtgggaccctcatctaGCTAG